From one Gemmatimonadaceae bacterium genomic stretch:
- a CDS encoding ATP-dependent helicase, which translates to MSDDSVRDALRADHALVVVEAPAGCGKTHQGADYARELVDRLGHGRPLILTHTHAACSVFADRTKGAGTKVEIRTIDSIIANVAAAYHVGLGIPADTAAWVRGQDEGYALLAQKVALLLARYPMIASALARRYPVVICDEHQDSSGDQHTIVMAMLAAGAKVRVFADPMQSIFRDKSVAGSNPQWDWAALRAKAHACDELDFPHRWKESCPDLGIWTLAARRSLLNDHPIDLRTGLPSSLDVVVAENRAQSNLQYALSKGDRAPIDRFADDDTSLLILTRYNQTAGSFRGFFGRRVPLWEGHTRSALETLVDGMNAAKGNSAGLADTIVSFMGKVGKGFSPSSFGNAFVQEATEDCTKARKGKPATIQSLARYLVDDPSHRGVAKCLARIAELRKADAAFADVEIDHHSEFRDAIRLGDYEDTYEGLAEITHHRTYTRPRPPRKAISTIHKAKGLECDSVIVMPCDAQTFPGIREARCLLYVALSRATKRLMLVVSREKPSPLFLM; encoded by the coding sequence GTGAGCGATGACAGCGTTCGTGACGCGCTCAGGGCCGATCATGCGCTCGTGGTCGTCGAGGCGCCGGCCGGCTGCGGAAAAACGCACCAAGGTGCGGACTACGCGCGGGAACTTGTTGATCGCCTCGGCCATGGCCGCCCGCTGATCCTGACGCACACACATGCGGCATGTTCGGTGTTCGCCGACCGCACCAAGGGGGCCGGCACCAAGGTGGAAATCCGCACCATCGACAGCATCATAGCGAACGTCGCCGCCGCGTACCATGTCGGCCTTGGCATTCCTGCTGATACCGCAGCCTGGGTACGCGGGCAGGACGAAGGTTATGCGCTGCTCGCGCAGAAGGTGGCGTTGTTACTGGCGCGGTACCCGATGATCGCATCTGCGCTGGCGCGGCGATATCCAGTCGTGATCTGCGACGAGCATCAGGATTCCAGCGGAGATCAGCACACGATCGTGATGGCGATGCTCGCAGCTGGTGCAAAGGTTCGCGTCTTCGCCGACCCGATGCAGTCGATCTTCCGGGACAAGTCCGTCGCCGGGTCTAACCCACAGTGGGACTGGGCTGCCCTCCGGGCAAAGGCTCACGCTTGCGACGAACTCGATTTTCCACATCGGTGGAAGGAGAGCTGTCCCGATCTGGGTATCTGGACTCTCGCCGCGCGACGGAGCCTTCTGAACGACCACCCGATCGACCTCCGAACGGGTTTGCCGTCGAGTCTTGATGTGGTAGTGGCCGAAAACCGAGCGCAGAGTAATCTTCAATATGCTTTGTCCAAGGGAGATCGCGCGCCGATTGATCGGTTCGCTGATGACGACACATCGCTTCTGATCCTGACGCGTTACAACCAGACGGCGGGATCTTTTCGCGGGTTTTTCGGCCGCCGCGTTCCGCTCTGGGAGGGGCATACGAGGTCAGCATTGGAGACCCTCGTAGACGGCATGAATGCCGCGAAGGGAAACAGCGCCGGGCTTGCGGACACGATCGTCTCGTTCATGGGCAAAGTGGGGAAGGGATTCAGCCCGTCGTCGTTCGGAAATGCCTTTGTGCAAGAGGCAACGGAGGACTGCACGAAGGCGCGCAAGGGGAAACCCGCGACGATTCAATCCTTGGCACGGTACCTCGTTGATGATCCGAGCCATCGCGGCGTTGCCAAGTGTCTCGCCCGCATCGCCGAGCTGAGGAAGGCGGACGCGGCATTCGCGGATGTCGAGATTGACCACCACAGCGAGTTCCGCGACGCCATCCGGCTGGGAGATTACGAGGATACTTATGAGGGGCTGGCCGAGATCACGCATCATCGGACGTACACGCGGCCTCGACCACCGAGAAAGGCGATCAGCACTATCCACAAGGCGAAGGGTCTGGAGTGTGACAGCGTGATCGTGATGCCCTGCGATGCGCAGACCTTCCCCGGCATCCGCGAGGCCAGGTGCCTTCTCTACGTCGCTCTCAGCCGCGCGACGAAGCGGCTGATGCTCGTCGTCTCACGCGAGAAGCCATCCCCGTTGTTCCTCATGTAG
- a CDS encoding AAA family ATPase, with the protein MIYELMITRFRGINSLTWQPAKGVNLVLGGGDVGKSTILDAIGLLLSPTNAANLSDTDYHLRDVAAEFAIEAIMSLPLEGMVNQQVKPSWPWAWNGSTAVVPNIEDDGSTASEAVYRVRVRGTAELELVFEIVQPDGADDHFTVALRRSIGLVRLGGDDRSDRDLRLVQGSALDRLLSDKALRSRIASELAKTDVQDQLASEAKEALGELDKAFGKESLPTGLDVSITGGPGASIASLIGLRARNAGVQLPLASWGAGTRRLSALTIAEQNQGEHPILLVDEVERGLEPYRQRMLLRKLQAGRSQAFVTTHSPAAISAASEAALWYVDHDQRVGPLAAAKIAKHRAKDPDMFLARMAIVCEGITEVGFATALLEAALSSSLQQHGVHVSDGGGNDTTLDLLEALAEGGLSFGGFVDDEGTHPDRWKAVRAAHGPLLFRWASGCIEENILRAVADDRLEAFLIDPDGEETGARLRTLADRMSMGDEKGFAALQAKAGAAFRDLIVAAATGAVLAGVEDRESKRIHKAHARCWFKNNEGGRELAKKTFQLGCWPAVSGELLPFCNAIRRTVGLDDVPDVQL; encoded by the coding sequence GTGATCTACGAGCTCATGATCACTCGGTTCCGAGGGATCAATTCGCTCACGTGGCAGCCGGCCAAAGGCGTCAACCTCGTTCTCGGTGGTGGCGACGTCGGCAAGAGCACGATACTCGACGCGATTGGTCTTCTTCTCAGTCCAACCAACGCGGCGAACCTGTCGGACACCGACTACCACCTCCGTGATGTCGCTGCGGAGTTCGCAATCGAGGCGATCATGTCGCTTCCCCTGGAGGGCATGGTCAATCAGCAGGTCAAGCCATCGTGGCCATGGGCGTGGAACGGTAGCACTGCCGTCGTCCCCAACATCGAGGACGACGGATCCACGGCATCAGAGGCGGTGTACCGCGTTCGCGTTCGCGGAACTGCCGAATTGGAACTCGTTTTCGAGATCGTGCAGCCCGACGGCGCGGACGATCATTTCACCGTCGCGTTGCGTCGGTCCATCGGTCTCGTGCGCTTGGGCGGTGACGATCGAAGTGACCGTGACCTTCGGCTGGTGCAGGGATCCGCCCTCGATCGTCTTCTCTCCGACAAGGCCCTCCGCTCGCGTATCGCGAGCGAGCTTGCGAAGACGGACGTCCAAGATCAACTGGCGTCAGAGGCCAAGGAGGCGCTGGGCGAACTGGATAAGGCCTTTGGGAAGGAGAGCCTGCCGACTGGTCTGGATGTTTCCATCACGGGCGGGCCAGGAGCATCCATCGCGTCGTTGATTGGTCTGCGGGCAAGGAATGCCGGCGTTCAACTGCCGCTTGCGAGTTGGGGGGCCGGGACCCGTCGCCTCTCGGCGTTGACCATCGCGGAGCAGAACCAGGGCGAGCACCCGATACTGCTTGTCGACGAGGTAGAGCGTGGCCTCGAACCGTACCGGCAACGGATGTTGCTCAGAAAACTCCAGGCGGGAAGGTCGCAGGCGTTCGTCACCACCCACAGCCCGGCCGCGATCTCAGCGGCTTCCGAAGCGGCGCTATGGTACGTCGATCACGATCAGAGAGTAGGGCCGCTCGCCGCCGCGAAGATCGCGAAGCACCGTGCCAAGGACCCCGACATGTTCTTGGCGCGCATGGCGATCGTTTGTGAGGGCATCACGGAAGTCGGGTTCGCGACCGCTCTGCTCGAAGCCGCTCTCAGTTCCTCCCTCCAGCAGCATGGCGTTCACGTCAGCGATGGCGGGGGGAACGACACGACACTGGACCTCTTGGAGGCATTGGCTGAGGGCGGGCTGAGCTTCGGAGGTTTCGTCGACGACGAAGGAACGCACCCGGACCGTTGGAAGGCGGTGAGAGCGGCGCACGGCCCGCTGCTATTTCGATGGGCTTCGGGTTGCATCGAGGAGAACATTCTTCGCGCCGTCGCTGACGACCGACTCGAGGCGTTCCTGATCGACCCCGATGGCGAGGAGACTGGCGCACGGCTTCGGACCTTGGCCGATCGCATGAGCATGGGCGACGAGAAGGGCTTCGCAGCCCTTCAGGCGAAGGCGGGTGCGGCGTTTCGAGACTTGATCGTTGCCGCGGCAACGGGCGCAGTGCTGGCCGGAGTTGAGGATCGTGAATCGAAGAGAATACACAAGGCGCACGCACGTTGCTGGTTCAAGAATAACGAGGGCGGTCGGGAACTCGCGAAGAAGACGTTTCAGCTCGGGTGCTGGCCAGCGGTCAGCGGAGAGCTGCTTCCATTCTGCAACGCGATACGCCGAACCGTGGGGCTTGATGATGTCCCTGACGTGCAGCTGTGA
- a CDS encoding BrnA antitoxin family protein encodes MRKEYDFSKARPNPYAKRLKKPVTIRLDAATIAYFKQLAAESEIPYQTLINLYLRDCAMSGRRPALSWRPSRAGAA; translated from the coding sequence ATGCGCAAGGAATATGACTTTTCGAAGGCACGGCCGAATCCCTATGCGAAGCGGCTCAAGAAGCCGGTCACTATTCGGCTCGATGCTGCGACGATTGCCTACTTCAAGCAGCTCGCCGCAGAATCAGAGATTCCTTATCAAACGCTTATCAACCTTTATCTGCGGGACTGTGCAATGTCTGGACGCCGCCCCGCGTTGAGTTGGCGACCGTCACGTGCGGGCGCTGCTTAA
- a CDS encoding BrnT family toxin, which produces MADLRFEWDPQKAAANLRKHGVSFEEAETVFSDEHALLLDDPDHSIEEDNFILIGVSAKLRLLVVCHCYREGDEVIRIISARKATRTERRQYAERW; this is translated from the coding sequence GTGGCAGACCTCCGCTTCGAATGGGATCCCCAGAAAGCCGCGGCCAATCTCCGCAAGCACGGTGTCTCGTTCGAGGAAGCTGAGACCGTTTTCAGCGACGAGCACGCGCTCCTGCTCGACGATCCTGATCACTCAATCGAGGAAGACAACTTCATCCTGATTGGAGTGAGTGCGAAGCTGCGGTTGCTGGTTGTTTGTCACTGCTACCGTGAAGGAGACGAGGTGATCAGAATCATCTCGGCTCGGAAAGCGACCCGGACTGAACGCCGCCAATACGCGGAAAGGTGGTGA
- a CDS encoding HNH endonuclease signature motif containing protein: MPADRSAILAKVCAALDTGDREAAANRVRQDYPFEPVAAIERKYGDLEATRIFFRDGFIDRYAGTRLVFPGVLRVLSAELPEDFPFHPNWKMSETHEAFWELSPTIDHIIPVSRGGRDDAANWVTTSMRRNSAKSNWTLEELGWALCPAGALHDWDGLTSWFVRHVAAHPSLLQVGLIARWNRAALDAGAR, translated from the coding sequence GTGCCAGCTGACCGCAGTGCTATCCTTGCCAAAGTCTGCGCAGCGCTCGATACCGGCGACCGCGAAGCTGCCGCTAATCGGGTTCGTCAGGACTATCCCTTCGAACCCGTTGCCGCCATAGAACGAAAGTACGGGGACCTCGAGGCCACGAGAATATTCTTTCGCGACGGATTTATTGACCGTTATGCTGGCACGCGCCTCGTCTTCCCAGGCGTCCTCCGAGTATTGTCCGCCGAGCTGCCCGAGGACTTCCCGTTCCATCCCAACTGGAAGATGAGTGAGACGCACGAGGCGTTTTGGGAACTCTCGCCGACTATCGACCACATCATCCCGGTCTCCCGCGGCGGTCGCGATGATGCGGCCAATTGGGTGACGACATCCATGAGGCGGAACAGTGCGAAATCCAACTGGACTCTCGAGGAACTTGGCTGGGCCCTATGCCCGGCAGGCGCACTTCATGATTGGGACGGACTCACCTCATGGTTTGTCCGGCACGTGGCTGCCCACCCCTCACTATTGCAAGTCGGCCTGATCGCACGCTGGAATAGGGCCGCCCTTGATGCAGGCGCACGCTGA